One Vibrio quintilis DNA segment encodes these proteins:
- a CDS encoding non-ribosomal peptide synthetase → MHDHNRRLFPLSAAQQGIWFSQIMNPFAQAEVYKITEYLKIFGQIQTGIFETALRQALLEAESFNLVFEDTEAGPRQYVKPQTDWHFPVIDMRQEDDPESSAQLWMKADMARPFNLGHGPLFSFALLQLEDNLFLFFASTHHLVMDGFGGYLFVRRVAEIYSAMVNDSAIPACPFSQLSEVLHSEMTYPDSEQFQTSRQYWQTQAKHWPEPFSLSGENKACSEVLRCQSSLSVQDNINLDLQTKAHQTTLPVLLTALAAIYLRRLSDQDDLLIGFPMMARHNRLLRSFPGMMANVLPLQLKLHTEMTLADVLFLVKRQVRHIAKHQRYRPESLYTKSRNDGSEKTCPTIINIIPFPYDMRFDGMASEVHNLLFGPADDLVIHFCDYGPRRGIQVFMEANAALYTESQLQIHLDRLIRFFSVILAQEERLCLAQYPLLLPEEQRRIAAWNQTAVRYPANRNIYSLFREQAQRTPDAVAIVCREGQFTYGDSEQRIYQLAGYLKTCRIEKGDAVVVCLERSVELILAQLAIMHCGAVYVPVDPNAPDERLNFVLSDCKAKMILTSPDRQSGFIPGIQTMSITLSTLARLPGEFTSPAELSGKDPAYIMYTSGSTGNPKGVLVPHRAVLRLVIRCGYADFAPQDRMAFAANPGFDAATMEVWAPLLNGGAVVVIDQGVLLDPQQLEETLIRQQVSILWMTAGLFKQYAEMLGNVFQQLRYLIVGGDVLDPSVIQQVLENNPPGHLLNGYGPTETTTFALTHEIRLQSSALRAIPLGRPVNNTKVYILDSNHQPVPVGIIGEIYIGGDGVALGYVNRPDLTDEKFLPDPFSEQSDARMYRSGDLGRWRADGVIEFAGRNDDQIKIRGFRIEPAEIELALQACEGVHHAIVIAESIPKQAKRLVAYYVCQPGCRVFAEKLKTALESQFPDYMIPAGYIELTSLPLTVNGKVDRQALPAPDENAFIRYEYEEPRGETECILADIWQRLLNIRHIGRHDHFFTLGGHSLLAVQLISRIREQLHVELSLADMFAWPVLRQLASHIQKMKPASSTGFSIPSDPGEYENCAFPLSFAQQRLWFLAQMDTEAAQAYIIAGSVHLKGQLDIHILQQALDQIVARHAILRTHFQKESDGPVQIIEPVGRGFSLQVIEAEAIKTKDNKTGSETFEPAFDLEKGPLIQGRLLCFPEHEYQLQLAMHHLIADGWSVSVFIQELNVLYASLYQGKEVLLPELPLQYADYARWQYDALQEAELKKQLSYWVKQLQWIPEYLNLPTDYPRPKVQDYTGKYLPVQFDPLFTAELREFCRLQGCTMYMLLLAGWSVVMGRVSQQHDIMIGSPVAGRTMIETESLIGMFVNTLALRIDLSDAPDTKSLLAQLKSTALSAMENKDIPFEQVVEAVSPVRSLSHSPVFQVMFALQNVPAAEIDLPDVTLLSFEPLVKNAKFDLSLEITEKEDVLEGFINYASALFDERMIQKYLKYWQQLLQEMIRHPDQSVHTLSMLSPQESVKLLNEFSSGDRSPVNCFCVHEWFEQQVRRIPDAIAVIAGEDQISYRQLNQQANQLASYLSRSGIGPEKRVALLCDRNIGFITAMLSVLKAGGGYIPIDPSCPGERLQFILSDCSPVMVLTNRVVDPALFSELPDKPIPVVHLRQDAHLWEKMPSGNIQREAFSPENLAYIIYTSGSTGYPKGVMVEHQNLANLIHWHHQVFTPETGTYASGVAGMGFDAAVWEIWPVLCAGASLLLPPVSASENPEQLLNWWYAQPVHTSFLPTPIAELALAREQIHPTLKTLLVGGDQLHRRPSELHSFSLVNNYGPTETTVVATSGSIRDQDDVLHIGRPVTNTSIYILDEMRQLVPVGIAGEIYIGGAGVSRGYLNQPELTAKHFLSDPFSKDPKARMYRTGDLGRWRADGMIEYLGRNDNQVKIRGYRIELGEIMAAMQGCQGVQSAVVIAAGSQTNKRLVAYFTEQSNHHVSYDRLKSQLNELLPDYMVPSAYVRLTQIPLTPNGKINYQALPQPDERSFIRRRYELPKGKHEQVLAAVWKELLGVEDIGRYDNFFELGGHSLLAVQVIESLRQQGYHLAVRTLFSQPDLASLAESLAPVPANEDFTVPPNYLADHPAKITPDLLPLVDLSQSQIDRICTEIPGGAANIQDIYPLTPLQEGILYHHLVQQQGDLYVIRSIQSFSCLSRLQNYIDAVQALIDRHDVLRTSFVWEGVAEPVQVVWRKAVLPVMMLETGEGDVETQLRQHLEPGQRKMNIRQAPMLEAWQVEDKASQCWLLCLRIHHLCTDHFSLELMGEEIHQYLQNGEIQTLPSLPFRNFVARTRHKYDPGAEAAFFRQQLGDIEQPSAPFGLMDIYGEGQQITRRHVPIDDALARRIRERVQLLGISCASVFHLAWGLVVRAATGRDDIVFGTLLFGRMNAVEGADRMMGLCLNTLPFRLSFDHLSVRDCVLETHQRLAQLLEFEHTPLVRAQQYSRVLPPQPLFTSLLNYRYQKDFIWLRKSKESLKPEILFCEERSTYPVSLSVNDFPGGELSLDIQSDIRVSCDQLGNMVMNALSSLLIALESTPECPVNHVGVLAENTTGLSGEGEVIQPISLKQETYADRSYVQPINGTEKTLAKLWQVLLNVEQIGRNDDFFELGGHSLLAIRLINEAREQGLEFSLTTLLKSPVLKDLAKQVKIMRK, encoded by the coding sequence ATGCATGATCATAATCGGCGATTGTTTCCTCTGTCTGCAGCACAACAGGGAATCTGGTTTTCTCAGATAATGAATCCTTTTGCTCAGGCTGAAGTTTATAAAATTACAGAATACCTGAAAATTTTCGGTCAAATACAGACCGGTATTTTTGAAACTGCCCTCCGGCAGGCCCTGTTGGAAGCTGAATCATTTAATCTGGTGTTTGAAGATACGGAAGCGGGGCCCAGACAGTATGTAAAACCGCAGACTGACTGGCACTTTCCCGTCATCGATATGCGCCAGGAAGATGATCCTGAATCATCTGCACAATTGTGGATGAAAGCCGATATGGCACGCCCTTTTAACCTGGGCCATGGCCCTCTTTTTTCTTTTGCATTACTTCAGTTGGAAGATAACCTCTTTTTATTTTTTGCCAGTACACATCATTTGGTGATGGATGGTTTTGGTGGTTATCTGTTTGTCCGCCGGGTGGCGGAGATCTATTCTGCAATGGTAAATGATTCGGCCATTCCCGCCTGTCCCTTCAGTCAATTGTCTGAAGTATTGCACTCTGAAATGACTTATCCGGATTCTGAACAATTTCAGACGAGCCGGCAATACTGGCAGACCCAGGCAAAGCACTGGCCGGAGCCATTTAGTCTGAGTGGTGAAAATAAGGCTTGCAGTGAAGTGCTCCGGTGTCAGTCTTCATTGTCTGTACAGGATAATATCAACCTTGACCTGCAGACTAAAGCGCATCAGACAACCCTGCCGGTATTACTTACTGCGTTGGCAGCAATATATCTCCGTAGACTCTCAGATCAGGATGACTTATTAATTGGTTTTCCAATGATGGCGCGTCATAACCGGCTATTACGTTCATTTCCCGGAATGATGGCGAATGTCTTGCCATTGCAATTAAAATTGCACACAGAAATGACACTGGCAGATGTGTTATTTTTGGTGAAACGGCAGGTTCGTCATATAGCGAAACATCAGCGTTATCGTCCTGAGTCGTTGTATACAAAATCACGAAATGATGGCAGTGAAAAAACCTGTCCGACAATTATTAATATTATTCCTTTTCCGTATGATATGCGATTTGATGGCATGGCGTCGGAAGTTCATAATTTATTATTTGGCCCGGCAGATGATTTGGTGATTCACTTTTGTGACTACGGTCCGCGGCGGGGAATTCAGGTATTCATGGAAGCCAATGCAGCCCTCTATACGGAATCACAGCTGCAAATACATCTTGATCGGTTGATCCGGTTTTTTTCAGTCATTCTGGCTCAGGAAGAGCGCTTATGTTTAGCTCAATATCCACTGCTCTTACCTGAAGAGCAGCGGCGGATAGCTGCATGGAATCAAACAGCAGTCCGCTACCCCGCGAATCGTAATATATACAGTTTGTTCCGGGAGCAGGCTCAGAGAACACCTGATGCTGTTGCTATCGTCTGCCGGGAGGGACAATTTACTTATGGCGATTCAGAGCAACGGATTTATCAGCTGGCGGGCTATTTGAAAACCTGCAGGATTGAAAAAGGGGATGCTGTTGTTGTTTGTCTGGAACGTTCTGTCGAGCTGATTCTGGCTCAGCTGGCAATCATGCATTGTGGTGCTGTTTATGTCCCTGTTGACCCGAATGCGCCGGATGAACGTTTGAATTTTGTGTTATCCGACTGCAAAGCCAAAATGATATTGACATCACCGGACAGGCAGTCCGGATTTATCCCCGGCATTCAAACCATGTCGATAACTCTCAGTACATTAGCCCGGTTACCCGGTGAGTTTACTTCTCCGGCAGAGCTTAGCGGCAAGGATCCGGCCTATATCATGTATACCTCAGGATCAACCGGAAATCCTAAAGGCGTTTTAGTACCACACCGGGCGGTTTTGCGTTTGGTCATCCGGTGCGGGTATGCTGATTTTGCTCCTCAGGACAGAATGGCTTTCGCTGCAAATCCCGGGTTTGATGCTGCAACTATGGAAGTTTGGGCGCCTTTACTCAATGGCGGAGCTGTCGTTGTCATTGATCAGGGGGTTTTACTTGATCCGCAACAGCTTGAAGAAACACTCATCCGCCAGCAGGTCAGTATTCTCTGGATGACCGCTGGCTTGTTTAAACAGTATGCAGAGATGTTGGGCAATGTATTTCAGCAATTGAGATACCTGATTGTGGGTGGTGATGTGCTCGACCCTTCTGTGATCCAGCAAGTACTGGAGAACAATCCTCCCGGCCATTTGCTGAATGGCTATGGTCCAACGGAAACAACGACTTTTGCGCTGACACATGAAATACGACTTCAGTCATCAGCTTTGAGAGCCATCCCTCTGGGGCGTCCTGTCAACAACACAAAAGTTTATATTCTTGATTCAAACCATCAGCCGGTTCCCGTCGGAATTATTGGAGAAATCTATATTGGTGGTGATGGTGTCGCGCTTGGCTACGTGAATCGTCCGGACTTAACGGATGAGAAATTCCTGCCGGATCCTTTTTCTGAACAATCAGATGCCCGTATGTACAGGAGTGGTGATCTGGGGCGGTGGCGTGCTGATGGTGTGATTGAATTTGCCGGCCGGAATGATGATCAGATAAAGATCCGCGGATTCAGAATTGAGCCGGCAGAGATAGAGCTGGCCCTACAGGCATGTGAAGGTGTGCATCATGCAATAGTGATTGCAGAGAGCATCCCGAAACAGGCAAAAAGGCTGGTGGCTTATTATGTATGTCAGCCCGGCTGCCGGGTATTTGCGGAAAAACTGAAAACGGCACTGGAGTCTCAGTTTCCGGATTATATGATTCCGGCCGGGTATATTGAACTGACATCTCTCCCTCTGACGGTAAATGGCAAGGTTGACCGTCAGGCTTTACCAGCGCCGGATGAAAATGCCTTTATCCGCTATGAATATGAAGAACCCCGGGGTGAAACGGAATGTATACTGGCTGATATCTGGCAACGTCTTTTGAACATCAGGCACATTGGCCGTCACGATCACTTTTTTACACTGGGAGGACATTCTTTACTGGCTGTTCAGCTCATTTCCCGTATTCGCGAGCAGTTGCATGTCGAGCTGTCTCTGGCCGATATGTTTGCATGGCCGGTGTTGCGTCAGCTGGCCTCCCATATTCAGAAGATGAAACCTGCTTCATCAACAGGTTTTTCTATCCCATCTGATCCCGGTGAATATGAAAACTGTGCATTCCCGTTATCATTTGCACAGCAGCGCTTGTGGTTTCTGGCGCAAATGGATACGGAAGCAGCACAGGCCTACATTATCGCAGGAAGTGTACATCTTAAAGGTCAGTTAGATATTCATATCCTGCAACAAGCACTGGACCAGATTGTGGCCAGACATGCAATATTACGGACGCATTTTCAAAAAGAATCAGATGGTCCGGTTCAGATCATTGAACCCGTTGGCCGCGGATTTTCTTTGCAGGTCATTGAAGCTGAAGCGATAAAAACGAAAGATAATAAAACCGGGTCAGAAACATTTGAGCCTGCTTTTGATCTGGAGAAGGGACCGTTAATCCAGGGGCGGCTGCTCTGTTTCCCTGAACATGAATATCAGTTACAGCTGGCGATGCATCATTTGATCGCTGATGGCTGGTCTGTGAGTGTGTTTATCCAGGAGTTAAATGTCCTGTATGCCAGTCTGTATCAGGGAAAAGAAGTGCTCTTACCTGAGTTACCTTTACAATATGCGGATTATGCCCGCTGGCAATACGACGCTTTGCAGGAAGCGGAGCTGAAAAAGCAACTCTCTTACTGGGTGAAGCAGTTACAGTGGATTCCGGAGTATTTAAACCTGCCGACGGATTATCCAAGGCCTAAAGTACAGGATTACACCGGAAAATATTTACCGGTGCAGTTTGATCCTCTGTTTACGGCAGAACTCAGAGAATTTTGCCGTCTTCAGGGCTGTACAATGTATATGCTGCTGTTGGCTGGCTGGTCTGTGGTGATGGGACGGGTGTCTCAGCAGCACGATATTATGATTGGTTCCCCTGTGGCAGGCCGGACAATGATTGAGACCGAATCACTGATCGGTATGTTTGTGAATACACTGGCACTTCGTATTGATTTGTCAGACGCTCCGGATACAAAAAGTCTGCTGGCACAATTAAAATCGACCGCTTTATCTGCGATGGAAAATAAAGACATTCCGTTTGAGCAGGTTGTAGAGGCTGTTTCACCGGTACGGAGTCTGTCACATAGTCCGGTTTTTCAGGTGATGTTTGCATTACAAAATGTTCCTGCTGCTGAAATTGATTTACCAGATGTAACTTTGCTTTCGTTTGAACCATTGGTAAAGAATGCCAAGTTTGACTTAAGCCTTGAAATCACAGAAAAAGAGGATGTGCTGGAAGGGTTTATCAACTACGCATCGGCCCTGTTTGATGAGCGGATGATACAAAAGTATCTGAAGTACTGGCAGCAGTTACTGCAGGAAATGATACGTCATCCGGATCAGTCCGTTCATACCTTATCCATGCTTTCGCCACAAGAGTCAGTGAAGTTACTGAATGAATTCAGTTCAGGTGACAGGTCGCCTGTGAACTGTTTTTGTGTGCATGAGTGGTTTGAACAACAAGTCCGGAGAATACCTGATGCTATTGCGGTTATTGCCGGTGAAGATCAGATTTCTTACCGGCAGTTAAATCAGCAGGCCAACCAGCTGGCCTCTTATCTAAGCCGCTCAGGGATTGGTCCTGAAAAGAGAGTGGCACTTTTGTGTGACAGAAATATCGGGTTTATTACCGCGATGCTTTCCGTATTGAAAGCCGGAGGTGGTTATATTCCGATTGATCCTTCCTGTCCTGGTGAGCGTTTGCAGTTCATTTTGTCAGACTGTAGTCCGGTGATGGTGCTGACGAACCGGGTTGTTGATCCGGCATTATTCTCTGAGCTGCCGGACAAGCCGATCCCGGTTGTTCACCTCAGGCAGGATGCTCATTTATGGGAAAAAATGCCGTCCGGAAATATTCAGCGGGAGGCATTCAGCCCGGAAAATCTGGCTTATATCATTTATACATCAGGGTCGACCGGATATCCGAAAGGCGTAATGGTCGAGCATCAAAATCTGGCAAACTTAATCCACTGGCACCATCAGGTATTTACCCCTGAAACGGGCACATATGCTTCGGGTGTTGCCGGAATGGGGTTTGATGCGGCCGTATGGGAAATATGGCCGGTTTTATGTGCTGGCGCCAGTTTATTATTACCGCCGGTTTCTGCATCAGAAAACCCTGAACAGTTATTAAACTGGTGGTATGCTCAGCCTGTACATACCAGTTTTCTGCCAACCCCCATTGCTGAGCTGGCATTAGCAAGAGAGCAGATTCATCCGACGTTAAAAACACTATTAGTTGGTGGCGACCAGCTGCACAGACGCCCGTCTGAACTGCATTCTTTTTCCTTAGTGAATAACTATGGTCCGACAGAGACAACGGTTGTTGCTACTTCCGGTTCCATTCGGGATCAGGATGATGTATTGCATATCGGGCGCCCTGTCACTAACACAAGTATCTACATTCTTGATGAAATGAGGCAGCTTGTTCCGGTTGGCATTGCCGGGGAAATTTATATTGGCGGAGCTGGCGTCAGCAGAGGGTACCTGAATCAACCTGAGTTAACAGCAAAACACTTTTTATCAGATCCATTCAGCAAAGATCCAAAGGCCCGTATGTATCGCACTGGTGATCTGGGTCGCTGGAGAGCTGATGGTATGATTGAATATCTGGGACGGAATGATAATCAGGTGAAGATTCGCGGATACAGAATTGAGCTTGGAGAAATCATGGCTGCGATGCAGGGTTGTCAGGGGGTTCAGAGTGCAGTTGTGATTGCTGCCGGTAGTCAGACAAATAAAAGGCTGGTGGCTTATTTCACTGAACAGTCTAACCATCATGTGTCATATGATCGATTGAAAAGTCAGTTAAATGAATTACTTCCGGATTATATGGTGCCTTCAGCTTATGTTCGTTTGACGCAGATTCCTCTGACTCCGAACGGTAAAATTAACTATCAGGCACTTCCTCAACCGGATGAGCGTTCTTTTATCCGTCGCCGGTACGAACTCCCCAAAGGAAAACACGAGCAGGTATTAGCCGCTGTCTGGAAAGAGCTGCTTGGGGTTGAGGATATCGGCAGATATGACAATTTTTTTGAGCTGGGCGGCCATTCACTGCTGGCTGTTCAGGTGATAGAAAGTCTGCGTCAGCAGGGATATCACCTGGCAGTCAGGACACTTTTCAGTCAGCCTGATTTAGCGTCTCTGGCAGAAAGTTTAGCGCCGGTACCGGCAAATGAAGATTTTACGGTTCCCCCTAATTATCTGGCGGATCATCCGGCAAAAATCACGCCGGATTTATTGCCTTTGGTTGATTTATCTCAGTCGCAAATTGATCGTATCTGCACTGAAATTCCGGGAGGTGCGGCTAATATTCAGGATATCTATCCTTTAACGCCACTCCAGGAAGGAATTTTGTATCATCACCTTGTACAGCAGCAAGGGGATCTTTATGTGATACGGAGCATCCAGTCTTTTTCTTGTTTGTCCCGGTTACAGAACTATATCGATGCAGTACAAGCCTTGATCGATCGTCATGATGTACTCCGTACCTCTTTTGTCTGGGAAGGTGTGGCAGAACCGGTTCAGGTTGTTTGGCGTAAAGCTGTGTTACCCGTGATGATGCTGGAAACCGGGGAAGGGGACGTTGAAACGCAATTGCGTCAGCATCTTGAGCCCGGTCAGCGCAAAATGAACATTCGTCAGGCTCCAATGCTGGAAGCCTGGCAGGTTGAAGATAAAGCCAGTCAGTGTTGGTTACTATGTTTAAGAATTCATCACTTGTGTACCGATCACTTCAGTCTTGAACTGATGGGTGAGGAAATTCATCAGTATTTACAGAACGGTGAAATACAAACACTGCCTTCGTTGCCATTCAGGAATTTCGTTGCCAGAACCCGGCATAAATATGACCCCGGAGCTGAAGCGGCTTTTTTCCGTCAGCAGCTTGGTGACATTGAGCAGCCTTCTGCTCCTTTTGGCCTGATGGATATTTACGGTGAAGGTCAGCAAATTACCAGACGACATGTACCCATTGATGATGCTCTGGCGAGGCGTATACGGGAACGGGTTCAGTTATTAGGCATCAGTTGTGCCAGTGTCTTTCATTTAGCGTGGGGGTTGGTTGTCCGGGCTGCAACCGGCCGGGATGATATTGTTTTTGGTACCTTATTATTTGGCCGGATGAATGCGGTTGAAGGGGCAGACCGGATGATGGGATTGTGCCTGAATACATTGCCGTTTCGTTTATCATTTGATCATTTATCCGTCCGGGATTGTGTCCTGGAAACGCATCAGCGACTGGCGCAATTACTTGAATTTGAACATACCCCTTTGGTGAGGGCACAACAATATAGCCGGGTTCTGCCACCGCAGCCATTGTTCACCAGCCTGCTGAATTATCGTTATCAGAAAGATTTTATCTGGTTGCGGAAATCGAAAGAAAGTTTAAAGCCGGAGATTCTTTTCTGTGAAGAACGATCAACTTATCCGGTCAGTTTATCTGTCAATGATTTTCCCGGAGGAGAGCTTTCTCTCGATATTCAATCGGATATCCGGGTCAGTTGTGACCAGCTTGGGAATATGGTGATGAATGCCTTATCCAGCCTGTTAATTGCATTGGAGAGTACGCCGGAATGTCCGGTTAATCATGTTGGTGTACTTGCTGAAAACACAACTGGGCTTTCCGGAGAAGGGGAAGTCATACAACCGATCAGCTTAAAGCAAGAGACGTATGCAGATCGAAGTTATGTTCAGCCCATAAACGGCACGGAGAAAACTCTGGCGAAGCTATGGCAGGTGTTGTTGAACGTGGAACAAATTGGCAGGAATGATGACTTTTTTGAGCTTGGCGGGCACTCATTACTGGCTATCAGGCTGATTAATGAAGCCCGGGAGCAGGGGCTGGAATTTTCGCTAACTACCCTTTTGAAATCACCTGTTTTAAAGGATTTAGCGAAACAGGTTAAGATCATGCGCAAGTGA
- a CDS encoding EAL domain-containing protein — protein MAGATHYFSGENETYHLLVTRFYQQSHILFSYLLTVALTFTLSIRWKQPRPPLILLSIFFLGLFRYFIPEHPQGVALQYFIAIVTPFYTIPLITWLQSLKIFKLPKSSHLSDAFSEVMALIIPAFITMLLVLLVNRSLLTFWDYIAPAPVMLEDLKAHPYYYGNLISVISAISHFLGLHSFYTLSFLNQGLFQATADNAVSYMQGGSDFIALNHTTIGIFSRLGGAGSTFSLIIAILLFSKEKSLRIIALLSIPPGLFNINETLIFGIPVILNPVLFFPFLIVPVLNICLTVFVTEAGWVHPTVVSVPYISPLFVNAYVATDGDWHAVLLQVVNIGLGTLIYLPFVKKLSRIYESKPIYFSKFDTYYQRKKEEAHISTKDLISHLSQSRKENCQLEKELTRLSSAEFYLEYQPQISLIDQKVVSAEALIRVKDSQNKTYHPATFLPWLEKAGMMTDLDLWVFNQVVHDVRLMKKSGGNIRIGINISIDTLLSHSAIKKIIRLLEASEVADCINIEITEKSLLQNQHLITSVFEKFHALGVNIHLDDFGTGYSSLSYLPMFNLDEIKIDRSFLLGIDQPKARSLFLSLFDIAHSQNLGVTVEGVETRDQLSVIPVLPGISVQGWYYSDSLTTFELMEYCQSFGNKRPTDETNT, from the coding sequence TTGGCTGGCGCTACCCATTATTTTTCAGGGGAAAACGAGACCTACCATTTACTCGTCACCCGGTTTTATCAGCAAAGTCATATTTTATTCAGTTATCTGCTCACCGTCGCCCTGACATTTACATTATCCATCCGCTGGAAACAACCGCGCCCGCCGCTCATATTATTATCCATTTTTTTCCTGGGTTTATTCCGGTATTTTATTCCGGAGCATCCTCAGGGAGTCGCTCTGCAATATTTTATCGCGATCGTCACCCCGTTTTATACAATTCCGCTTATCACCTGGCTGCAAAGCCTGAAGATATTCAAACTGCCGAAAAGCAGTCACTTATCTGATGCTTTTTCAGAGGTCATGGCGCTGATAATTCCGGCTTTCATCACCATGTTGCTGGTACTTCTGGTGAATCGTTCTCTGCTGACTTTCTGGGACTATATTGCACCAGCACCGGTCATGCTTGAAGATTTAAAAGCGCACCCCTACTACTACGGCAATCTGATTTCTGTGATCAGTGCCATTTCTCACTTTCTGGGATTACACAGTTTTTATACACTCTCTTTTTTAAACCAGGGACTATTTCAGGCAACTGCTGACAATGCGGTCAGTTACATGCAGGGAGGTTCTGACTTTATTGCGCTGAACCATACGACCATTGGTATTTTTTCCCGGTTAGGCGGTGCAGGGTCAACTTTTTCACTGATCATTGCCATTCTATTATTCAGCAAAGAAAAATCATTACGGATTATCGCGCTGCTCAGTATTCCGCCCGGTTTGTTTAATATTAATGAAACGCTGATTTTTGGTATTCCTGTTATTTTAAATCCGGTGTTATTTTTTCCTTTCCTGATCGTGCCGGTATTAAATATCTGTCTGACAGTATTTGTGACTGAAGCCGGCTGGGTTCATCCGACTGTCGTTTCGGTACCTTATATCAGCCCGCTATTTGTCAATGCCTATGTTGCAACAGACGGAGACTGGCACGCTGTGCTGCTACAGGTAGTTAACATTGGTCTTGGTACTCTGATTTATCTGCCATTTGTCAAAAAACTCAGTCGTATTTATGAATCGAAACCAATCTACTTTTCAAAATTTGATACTTACTATCAGAGAAAAAAAGAAGAAGCACATATTTCAACAAAAGATCTGATCAGTCATCTATCGCAAAGCAGAAAAGAAAACTGTCAGCTGGAAAAAGAGTTGACCCGGCTGAGCTCAGCTGAATTCTATCTGGAGTACCAGCCTCAAATATCCCTTATTGATCAAAAGGTTGTCAGCGCAGAAGCACTAATCCGGGTGAAAGACAGCCAGAACAAGACCTATCACCCGGCAACCTTCCTTCCCTGGCTGGAAAAAGCAGGCATGATGACAGATCTGGATTTATGGGTATTCAATCAGGTGGTTCATGACGTCAGGCTGATGAAAAAAAGCGGGGGAAATATCCGGATCGGAATCAATATATCGATTGACACACTCCTCAGTCATAGCGCGATAAAAAAAATCATCCGTTTACTCGAAGCTTCTGAAGTAGCGGACTGTATCAATATAGAAATTACCGAAAAAAGTCTGCTGCAAAATCAACATCTCATCACCTCAGTATTTGAAAAATTTCACGCACTTGGTGTCAATATCCACCTGGATGACTTTGGTACGGGGTATTCTTCTCTGAGCTATCTGCCTATGTTTAATCTCGATGAAATCAAAATCGACCGAAGCTTTTTATTGGGAATCGATCAACCCAAAGCCAGAAGTTTATTCTTATCTTTATTTGATATCGCCCACAGCCAAAACCTTGGTGTCACCGTAGAAGGAGTAGAAACCCGGGATCAACTCTCAGTGATCCCGGTGCTACCGGGTATTTCTGTTCAGGGCTGGTATTACAGTGATTCACTGACAACCTTCGAACTCATGGAGTACTGCCAGTCTTTTGGCAACAAGAGACCAACAGATGAAACGAACACCTGA
- a CDS encoding AAA family ATPase has protein sequence MINKGSLTFFYGSTATASPAFLKKIASERSAVLLSEHEWLSALYPGQIISLEDYLNYSSRLKPRMKTYVQHILSIGTNVVMDFPACTRQQRRWFFELATEIKAEHELMIISEQHQKPEAAPSFRPHPQMFETPDISEGLVIKVC, from the coding sequence ATGATAAATAAGGGTTCGTTAACATTCTTTTACGGAAGTACAGCAACAGCAAGTCCGGCATTCTTAAAAAAAATTGCTTCAGAAAGATCGGCGGTTTTACTTTCTGAACACGAGTGGTTGTCAGCGCTTTATCCGGGGCAGATTATTTCACTTGAGGACTATTTGAATTACTCATCCCGTCTTAAACCCCGGATGAAAACCTATGTACAACATATTTTATCAATTGGGACCAATGTTGTGATGGATTTTCCGGCCTGCACGCGTCAGCAACGACGATGGTTTTTTGAACTTGCCACGGAAATCAAAGCAGAACATGAGTTAATGATTATTTCTGAGCAGCACCAGAAGCCTGAAGCAGCGCCATCTTTCCGGCCACATCCCCAAATGTTTGAAACGCCTGATATCAGTGAAGGACTGGTGATTAAGGTCTGTTGA